In a genomic window of Caloenas nicobarica isolate bCalNic1 chromosome 1, bCalNic1.hap1, whole genome shotgun sequence:
- the TAB3 gene encoding TGF-beta-activated kinase 1 and MAP3K7-binding protein 3 isoform X1 translates to MAQGSQQLDVQVLHDLRQRFPEIPEGVVSQCMLQNNNNLDACCRALAQESNKYLYMEYHSPDDTRMNRNSLLHINLGIHPHTSYHAGDGAQLNGGRTLVHSSSDGHIDPQRTAGKQLICLVQEPHSAPAVVAASPSYNPFFMNDQNRNAATPPPQPPPQPSSIQPGMNTSAMQGPPPTYMHIPRYSTNPITVTVSQNLPSGQSVPRALQILPQIPSNLYGTPGSIYIRQTSQSSSGRQTPQNTQWHSSPQGPVPHYTPRPLPVYPHQQNYQPSQYSPKQPQIPQSAFRSPPASQCPSPFGSPQHQVQSPQLGHQSSHVFMPPSPSTVPPHPYQQASQTAFQKQGGHSVSYLPPFAGPSLSKGSMNKIEITVEPPQRPGSAMNRSPSPISNQPSQRNQHQLYAATTPPSSSPSRGMSGQPKPPFSVNPVYITYTQPTGPTSAPTQSPRVMVSQPNPTIFKITVGRAPTENLLNLVDQEERSAAPEPIQPISVIPGSGGEKGSHKYQRSSSSGSDDYAYTQALLLHQRARMERLAKELKLEKEELERLKAEVNGMEHDLMQRRLRRVSCTTAIPTPEEMTRLRSLNRQLQINVDCTLKEVDLLQSRGNFDPKATCNFYDNIEPGPVVPPKPYKKEHQNTSKQTSRTQPRDEDFEGAPWNCDSCTFLNHPALNRCEQCEMPRYT, encoded by the exons ATGGCGCAGGGTAGTCAACAACTCGACGTGCAGGTACTCCATGATCTCCGACAACGTTTCCCTGAGATACCTGAAGGGGTGGTATCTCAGTGCATGCTTCAG AACAACAACAACCTAGATGCCTGTTGTCGAGCCCTCGCACAGGAGAGCAACAAATACTTATACATGGAGTACCATAGCCCTGATGACACCAGAATGAATAGAAATAGCCTTTTGCACATTAATCTGGGTATTCATCCTCATACCAGCTATCATGCAGGGGATGGAGCTCAACTTAATGGTGGTCGTACACTGGTACATAGTTCAAGTGATGGACATATTGATCCACAACGCACAGCAGGTAAACAGCTGATATGCTTAGTTCAAGAACCACATTCTGCTCCCGCTGTTGTGGCAGCTTCTCCTAGTTACAATCCATTTTTCATGAATGACCAGAACAGAAATGCAGCTACTCCTCCTCCACAGCCACCTCCACAGCCATCTTCCATACAACCAGGAATGAACACGTCTGCTATGCAAGGCCCTCCTCCTACGTATATGCACATACCTCGGTACAGTACAAATCCCATTACTGTTACAGTATCACAAAACCTCCCCTCTGGACAGAGTGTACCCAGAGCTCTACAAATTCTTCCACAGATTCCAAGCAATCTTTATGGGACTCCTGGCTCTATTTATATAAGACAAACATCTCAAAGTTCTTCAGGACGACAGACTCCTCAGAATACACAGTGGCATTCATCGCCACAGGGCCCAGTTCCACATTATACTCCCCGTCCTCTACCTGTTTATCCCCATCAACAGAACTACCAACCTTCTCAGTATTCTCCTAAACAACCACAGATCCCTCAGTCAGCTTTTCGATCACCACCGGCATCCCAGTGTCCTTCTCCCTTCGGCTCTCCTCAACACCAAGTTCAGTCTCCTCAGCTGGGTCATCAGAGTTCACATGTTTTCATGCCTCCTAGTCCTTCAACTGTCCCACCCCATCCATATCAACAAGCATCCCAGACCGCTTTTCAAAAACAAGGTGGTCACTCTGTATCGTATCTTCCTCCTTTTGCTGGACCTAGTTTATCCAAAGGTTCCatgaataaaatagaaattacaGTTGAGCCACCACAAAGACCTGGGTCTGCAATGAACAGAAGTCCTTCACCAATAAGTAATCAACCATCTCAACGAAACCAGCACCAGCTGTATGCAGCCACTACTCCTCCTTCAAGCTCTCCATCAAGAGGTATGTCGGGTCAACCCAAACCTCCGTTTAGTGTTAATCCAGTATATATTACCTACACTCAACCAACTGGACCTACAAGTGCGCCAACACAGTCTCCTCGGGTAATGGTATCtcaaccaaacccaaccatttttaaaatcacagtaGGTCGAGCGCCAACTGAGAATCTTTTAAATTTAGTGGACCAAGAAGAGCGTTCTGCAGCACCAGAACCTATTCAGCCTATTTCTGTAATCCCAGGatctggaggagaaaaaggaagccATAAGTATCAGAGAAGTTCTAGTTCTGGATCAGATGATTATGCTTACACTCAAG CCTTGCTGTTACATCAGCGAGCAAGGATGGAGAGATTAGCAAAGGAACTGAAGCTTGAGAAGGAAGAGCTCGAACGCCTGAAAGCTGAAGTCAATGGTATGGAGCATGATCTAATGCAGAGGCGGCTTCGAAGAGTTAGCTGTACAACTGCAATTCCAACA CCTGAGGAAATGACCAGATTGAGAAGCCTCAACAGACAGCTCCAGATAAATGTTGACTGTACACTGAAAGAAGTTGATCTCCTTCAATCTAGAG GAAACTTTGATCCGAAAGCCACATGTAACTTCTATGATAACATAGAGCCTGGTCCTGTTGTGCCACCAAAGCCATATAAAAAAG AGCATCAAAACACCTCCAAACAGACTTCACGGACTCAGCCAAGAGATGAAGATTTTGAGGGGGCTCCATGGAATTGTGATAGCTGCACCTTTCTAAATCACCCAGCACTAAATCGCTGTGAGCAGTGTGAAATGCCACGATACACCTGA
- the TAB3 gene encoding TGF-beta-activated kinase 1 and MAP3K7-binding protein 3 isoform X2, which produces MAQGSQQLDVQVLHDLRQRFPEIPEGVVSQCMLQNNNNLDACCRALAQESNKYLYMEYHSPDDTRMNRNSLLHINLGIHPHTSYHAGDGAQLNGGRTLVHSSSDGHIDPQRTAGKQLICLVQEPHSAPAVVAASPSYNPFFMNDQNRNAATPPPQPPPQPSSIQPGMNTSAMQGPPPTYMHIPRYSTNPITVTVSQNLPSGQSVPRALQILPQIPSNLYGTPGSIYIRQTSQSSSGRQTPQNTQWHSSPQGPVPHYTPRPLPVYPHQQNYQPSQYSPKQPQIPQSAFRSPPASQCPSPFGSPQHQVQSPQLGHQSSHVFMPPSPSTVPPHPYQQASQTAFQKQGGHSVSYLPPFAGPSLSKGSMNKIEITVEPPQRPGSAMNRSPSPISNQPSQRNQHQLYAATTPPSSSPSRVGRAPTENLLNLVDQEERSAAPEPIQPISVIPGSGGEKGSHKYQRSSSSGSDDYAYTQALLLHQRARMERLAKELKLEKEELERLKAEVNGMEHDLMQRRLRRVSCTTAIPTPEEMTRLRSLNRQLQINVDCTLKEVDLLQSRGNFDPKATCNFYDNIEPGPVVPPKPYKKEHQNTSKQTSRTQPRDEDFEGAPWNCDSCTFLNHPALNRCEQCEMPRYT; this is translated from the exons ATGGCGCAGGGTAGTCAACAACTCGACGTGCAGGTACTCCATGATCTCCGACAACGTTTCCCTGAGATACCTGAAGGGGTGGTATCTCAGTGCATGCTTCAG AACAACAACAACCTAGATGCCTGTTGTCGAGCCCTCGCACAGGAGAGCAACAAATACTTATACATGGAGTACCATAGCCCTGATGACACCAGAATGAATAGAAATAGCCTTTTGCACATTAATCTGGGTATTCATCCTCATACCAGCTATCATGCAGGGGATGGAGCTCAACTTAATGGTGGTCGTACACTGGTACATAGTTCAAGTGATGGACATATTGATCCACAACGCACAGCAGGTAAACAGCTGATATGCTTAGTTCAAGAACCACATTCTGCTCCCGCTGTTGTGGCAGCTTCTCCTAGTTACAATCCATTTTTCATGAATGACCAGAACAGAAATGCAGCTACTCCTCCTCCACAGCCACCTCCACAGCCATCTTCCATACAACCAGGAATGAACACGTCTGCTATGCAAGGCCCTCCTCCTACGTATATGCACATACCTCGGTACAGTACAAATCCCATTACTGTTACAGTATCACAAAACCTCCCCTCTGGACAGAGTGTACCCAGAGCTCTACAAATTCTTCCACAGATTCCAAGCAATCTTTATGGGACTCCTGGCTCTATTTATATAAGACAAACATCTCAAAGTTCTTCAGGACGACAGACTCCTCAGAATACACAGTGGCATTCATCGCCACAGGGCCCAGTTCCACATTATACTCCCCGTCCTCTACCTGTTTATCCCCATCAACAGAACTACCAACCTTCTCAGTATTCTCCTAAACAACCACAGATCCCTCAGTCAGCTTTTCGATCACCACCGGCATCCCAGTGTCCTTCTCCCTTCGGCTCTCCTCAACACCAAGTTCAGTCTCCTCAGCTGGGTCATCAGAGTTCACATGTTTTCATGCCTCCTAGTCCTTCAACTGTCCCACCCCATCCATATCAACAAGCATCCCAGACCGCTTTTCAAAAACAAGGTGGTCACTCTGTATCGTATCTTCCTCCTTTTGCTGGACCTAGTTTATCCAAAGGTTCCatgaataaaatagaaattacaGTTGAGCCACCACAAAGACCTGGGTCTGCAATGAACAGAAGTCCTTCACCAATAAGTAATCAACCATCTCAACGAAACCAGCACCAGCTGTATGCAGCCACTACTCCTCCTTCAAGCTCTCCATCAAGAG taGGTCGAGCGCCAACTGAGAATCTTTTAAATTTAGTGGACCAAGAAGAGCGTTCTGCAGCACCAGAACCTATTCAGCCTATTTCTGTAATCCCAGGatctggaggagaaaaaggaagccATAAGTATCAGAGAAGTTCTAGTTCTGGATCAGATGATTATGCTTACACTCAAG CCTTGCTGTTACATCAGCGAGCAAGGATGGAGAGATTAGCAAAGGAACTGAAGCTTGAGAAGGAAGAGCTCGAACGCCTGAAAGCTGAAGTCAATGGTATGGAGCATGATCTAATGCAGAGGCGGCTTCGAAGAGTTAGCTGTACAACTGCAATTCCAACA CCTGAGGAAATGACCAGATTGAGAAGCCTCAACAGACAGCTCCAGATAAATGTTGACTGTACACTGAAAGAAGTTGATCTCCTTCAATCTAGAG GAAACTTTGATCCGAAAGCCACATGTAACTTCTATGATAACATAGAGCCTGGTCCTGTTGTGCCACCAAAGCCATATAAAAAAG AGCATCAAAACACCTCCAAACAGACTTCACGGACTCAGCCAAGAGATGAAGATTTTGAGGGGGCTCCATGGAATTGTGATAGCTGCACCTTTCTAAATCACCCAGCACTAAATCGCTGTGAGCAGTGTGAAATGCCACGATACACCTGA